A genomic segment from Streptomyces sp. NBC_00459 encodes:
- the ehuA gene encoding ectoine/hydroxyectoine ABC transporter ATP-binding protein EhuA, whose product MQVDTEKISDTAASTPARELVRLDQVTKRFGEQTVLDRLSLSVEAGRHVTLIGPSGSGKTTILRLLMTLAKPDEGTITVDGEALFPAPEKQVREVRKKIGMVFQHFNLFPNMSVLRNITEAPVTVLGLSKEEAEARGRDLLELVGLADKCDVRPSRLSGGQQQRVAIARALAMRPQVLLLDEVTSALDPELVAGVLDVLRDIARSTDITMLCVTHEMGFARDISDQVLMFDSGHVIESGPPEQIFGDPEQDRTREFLSAVL is encoded by the coding sequence TTGCAAGTTGACACCGAAAAGATCTCCGACACCGCCGCGTCCACCCCCGCCCGCGAGCTGGTCCGGCTCGATCAGGTCACCAAGCGGTTCGGTGAGCAGACCGTTCTCGACCGGCTGAGCCTCTCCGTCGAGGCGGGGCGGCATGTCACGCTCATCGGCCCGTCCGGGTCGGGCAAGACGACGATCCTGCGGCTCCTGATGACCCTGGCCAAGCCCGACGAGGGCACGATCACCGTCGACGGGGAGGCACTGTTCCCGGCGCCCGAGAAGCAGGTCCGCGAGGTGCGGAAGAAGATCGGGATGGTGTTCCAGCACTTCAACCTCTTCCCGAACATGAGCGTGCTGCGCAACATCACCGAGGCGCCCGTCACCGTCCTCGGCCTGTCCAAGGAGGAGGCGGAGGCGCGCGGGCGCGATCTGCTGGAGCTGGTGGGCCTCGCGGACAAGTGCGACGTGCGTCCGTCCCGGCTGTCGGGCGGGCAGCAGCAGCGGGTGGCGATCGCCCGGGCGCTGGCCATGCGCCCGCAGGTGCTGCTGCTCGACGAGGTGACCTCGGCGCTCGACCCCGAGCTGGTCGCGGGCGTCCTGGACGTGCTGCGGGACATCGCCCGCAGCACCGACATCACGATGCTCTGTGTCACCCACGAGATGGGATTCGCCCGGGACATCTCCGACCAAGTGCTGATGTTCGATTCCGGCCATGTGATCGAGTCCGGTCCGCCGGAGCAGATCTTCGGCGATCCGGAGCAGGACAGAACACGCGAATTCCTCAGCGCGGTGCTCTGA
- a CDS encoding AMP-binding protein — protein sequence MEFTEPNGSGRRTVAELVAARWGDHRPGLWCEDRTLTHHEMAAGAAARAALLADLLPPGAEPHVGVLLDNTPEYPLWLSAAALAGAAVAGINPTRRGPELARDILHTECPVLITARTHLPLLADLELPGVRLLLTDTQEYEDLLAPYADAEPDPTRATPADRLLLYFTSGSTGAPKAAICTQGRLAAAGLTLAGNFGVRPDDVHYVCMPMFHGNAVIADWAPALAAGAGVALRRRFSASGFLTDVRRYRATYFTYVGRAVQYLLATPARPDDRDNTLRLGFGTEAGAVDAAAFQRRFGVRLVEGYGSSEGGAAVRWTPGTPAGAVGRAAPDDDLAVVDPQTRAECPPAVLDASGRLLNGTAAIGELVNRGPNPFEGYWRNPEAEAARRRDGWYWTGDLFYRDPDGFLYFAGRADDRLRVDSENLAAATIENILARYEGAVAVAVYAVPDPVAGDQVMATLAGTFDPAAFSAFLAAQPDLGTKMAPRFVRVVRRMPVTATNKIHRAGLRREGFRCPDPVWWRPPGEQTYRRLTGDDVAGLVERYRERGREELLSR from the coding sequence ATGGAGTTCACGGAACCCAACGGATCGGGCAGGCGCACGGTCGCGGAACTCGTGGCGGCGCGGTGGGGCGACCACCGGCCGGGGCTGTGGTGCGAGGACCGGACCCTGACGCATCACGAGATGGCCGCGGGCGCGGCGGCGAGGGCCGCGCTGCTGGCCGACCTGCTGCCGCCCGGCGCCGAACCGCACGTCGGGGTCCTGCTCGACAACACCCCTGAATATCCCCTGTGGTTGAGCGCGGCGGCCCTCGCCGGTGCCGCCGTCGCGGGGATCAACCCCACCCGCCGGGGCCCCGAACTGGCCCGCGACATCCTGCACACCGAGTGCCCGGTCCTGATCACCGCACGCACCCACCTCCCGCTCCTCGCCGACCTCGAACTCCCCGGCGTGCGGCTCCTGTTGACCGACACCCAGGAGTACGAGGATCTCCTGGCCCCCTACGCGGACGCCGAACCGGACCCCACCCGCGCCACCCCCGCAGACCGTCTCCTCCTCTACTTCACCTCGGGCTCGACCGGCGCCCCCAAGGCCGCGATCTGCACCCAGGGCAGGCTCGCCGCCGCCGGGCTGACGCTGGCCGGGAACTTCGGGGTGCGCCCGGACGACGTGCACTACGTCTGCATGCCGATGTTCCACGGCAACGCGGTCATCGCGGACTGGGCCCCGGCCCTGGCGGCGGGCGCCGGGGTCGCGCTGCGCCGCCGCTTCTCGGCTTCCGGGTTCCTGACGGACGTACGCCGCTACCGGGCGACCTACTTCACGTACGTGGGCCGCGCCGTCCAGTACCTGCTGGCGACGCCCGCCCGGCCCGACGACCGGGACAACACCCTGCGGCTGGGCTTCGGCACGGAGGCGGGGGCGGTGGACGCGGCGGCCTTCCAACGGCGGTTCGGGGTACGGCTGGTGGAGGGGTACGGATCCTCGGAGGGCGGGGCGGCGGTGCGGTGGACGCCCGGGACCCCGGCCGGTGCCGTCGGGCGGGCGGCACCGGACGACGACCTCGCGGTGGTCGACCCACAGACGCGGGCCGAGTGCCCGCCGGCCGTCCTGGACGCCTCGGGTCGCCTCCTCAACGGCACCGCCGCGATAGGGGAGTTGGTGAACCGGGGCCCCAACCCCTTCGAGGGCTACTGGCGCAACCCCGAGGCGGAGGCGGCCCGCCGCCGCGACGGCTGGTACTGGACGGGCGACCTCTTCTACCGTGACCCGGACGGCTTCCTGTACTTCGCGGGCCGAGCCGACGACCGGCTGCGCGTCGACAGCGAGAACCTGGCCGCCGCTACGATCGAGAACATCCTCGCCCGGTACGAGGGCGCGGTGGCCGTCGCCGTGTACGCGGTGCCGGACCCGGTGGCCGGCGACCAGGTCATGGCGACCCTGGCCGGCACCTTCGACCCGGCTGCCTTCTCGGCCTTCCTGGCAGCGCAACCCGACCTGGGGACGAAGATGGCGCCCCGCTTCGTACGGGTCGTACGGCGGATGCCGGTCACCGCGACCAACAAGATCCACCGGGCGGGACTCAGACGCGAGGGCTTCCGCTGCCCGGACCCGGTGTGGTGGCGCCCACCGGGCGAGCAGACGTACCGCAGACTGACCGGCGACGACGTGGCGGGCCTGGTGGAGCGATACCGGGAGCGGGGGCGCGAGGAGCTGCTGAGCAGATAG
- a CDS encoding IclR family transcriptional regulator translates to MALKHEPTAPHHSTQDALRVLETVARHSAGVTDAEIARQTHLGTDRLTPLLRMLRREGYVEQAADGSYVTGTALSRLGATHGHDQALRAQLQRTLDRLRDSVGAAVYMSRYVDGEIHVTQCADSAATPAVNEWVDFRSAAHASAIGKSLLGQLDHNSRRDHLARHKLARLTSHTITNERLLLSRLETQPPTVPVLDLQEYAVGTVCAAVPITAGSTVGCLALSLPLRHAHRLRQAAERLNRSAGPVLLSLAI, encoded by the coding sequence GTGGCTCTCAAGCACGAGCCGACCGCGCCGCACCACTCCACCCAGGACGCGCTGCGCGTCCTGGAGACAGTGGCACGGCACTCCGCCGGTGTCACCGACGCCGAAATCGCCCGCCAGACCCACCTCGGCACAGACCGGCTCACCCCCCTCCTGCGCATGCTGCGCCGCGAGGGATACGTCGAACAGGCCGCCGACGGTTCGTATGTCACCGGCACCGCCCTCAGCCGCCTCGGCGCCACGCACGGCCATGACCAGGCCCTGCGCGCCCAGCTCCAGCGCACCCTCGACCGCCTGCGCGACTCGGTGGGCGCGGCCGTCTACATGAGCCGGTACGTCGACGGCGAGATCCATGTCACCCAGTGCGCGGACAGTGCGGCGACGCCCGCGGTCAACGAGTGGGTCGACTTCCGCTCGGCCGCGCACGCCAGCGCGATCGGCAAGAGCCTGCTGGGCCAGCTCGACCACAACAGCCGCCGCGACCATCTCGCCCGCCACAAGCTGGCCCGCCTCACCTCGCACACGATCACCAACGAGCGCCTGCTGCTCTCCCGTCTGGAGACCCAGCCGCCCACGGTGCCGGTCCTGGACCTCCAGGAGTACGCGGTCGGCACGGTCTGCGCGGCGGTCCCGATCACGGCCGGATCCACGGTCGGCTGCCTCGCCCTCTCCCTCCCGCTCCGCCACGCCCACCGCCTGCGCCAGGCGGCGGAACGGCTGAACCGGAGTGCGGGACCGGTGCTGCTGTCGCTGGCCATCTAG
- a CDS encoding lytic polysaccharide monooxygenase auxiliary activity family 9 protein, giving the protein MRKKTKLCASVVGLATTGALVLTTGGASGHGYTDLPVSRQKLCQNGTVTGCGDIQWEPQSVEGPKGFPAAGPADGQICSANHGNFGALNQPRTPSGGTWPATAVTSGGSYTFRWQFTAMHATTDFKYYVTKPGWNQNHALARSDLNLTPFLTVPYNGQRPPATLSHTGSLPSGLSGRHVIVAVWTIADTANAFYACSDVRF; this is encoded by the coding sequence ATGCGCAAAAAGACCAAGTTGTGCGCCTCGGTGGTCGGCCTGGCCACCACCGGCGCCCTCGTCCTCACCACCGGAGGCGCCAGCGGCCACGGCTACACCGACCTCCCCGTCAGCAGGCAGAAGCTCTGTCAGAACGGCACAGTGACGGGCTGCGGCGACATCCAGTGGGAGCCGCAGAGCGTCGAGGGGCCCAAGGGCTTCCCCGCCGCCGGACCGGCCGACGGCCAGATCTGCTCGGCGAACCACGGCAACTTCGGCGCGCTCAACCAGCCGAGGACCCCGTCCGGCGGCACCTGGCCGGCGACCGCGGTGACGAGCGGCGGGAGCTACACCTTCCGCTGGCAGTTCACCGCCATGCACGCCACGACCGACTTCAAGTACTACGTCACGAAGCCGGGCTGGAACCAGAACCACGCCCTCGCCCGTTCGGACCTCAACCTCACCCCGTTCCTCACCGTCCCCTACAACGGCCAGCGCCCGCCGGCCACGCTCTCCCACACGGGTTCACTGCCGTCCGGGCTCAGCGGCCGGCATGTGATCGTCGCGGTGTGGACGATCGCGGACACGGCCAACGCGTTCTACGCCTGCTCGGACGTCAGGTTCTGA
- a CDS encoding DUF3592 domain-containing protein — MDIVFYGVPTLMLVVIVAMAVAVSRRALRIRRAWNSGLTAEARCLRTYTTTSGGSGDSSVSTTLHHVYEFTARDGRTVRFEEGHGSGAIIEGDYVTVFYSEGEQINATAHRPTVRNGLGLVVVLGFLGVVAVFLVGFMVTYSQVFEPFGDMFSRTDSGYVVDEDTGETFPADWFETTGAP, encoded by the coding sequence ATGGACATCGTGTTCTACGGGGTGCCGACACTCATGCTTGTGGTGATCGTCGCGATGGCGGTGGCCGTGAGCCGCCGGGCGCTTCGGATTCGCCGAGCCTGGAACAGTGGCCTGACTGCCGAGGCGCGCTGCCTCCGGACGTACACGACCACGAGTGGCGGCTCTGGTGACTCCAGCGTGAGCACGACGCTGCACCACGTCTACGAGTTCACCGCACGCGACGGCCGCACTGTCCGCTTCGAGGAGGGGCACGGCTCGGGCGCGATCATCGAGGGCGACTACGTCACCGTCTTCTACAGCGAGGGCGAGCAGATCAACGCCACGGCACACCGCCCGACGGTCCGCAACGGGCTCGGCCTGGTCGTCGTCCTGGGGTTCCTCGGAGTGGTGGCGGTGTTCCTTGTCGGGTTCATGGTGACCTACAGCCAGGTGTTCGAACCGTTCGGCGACATGTTCTCCCGGACCGACAGCGGATACGTGGTCGACGAGGACACCGGCGAGACCTTCCCGGCGGACTGGTTCGAGACTACGGGCGCGCCGTAA
- the ehuD gene encoding ectoine/hydroxyectoine ABC transporter permease subunit EhuD → MTWDWGAVRDFLPHLWDGLLVTLQALALGSLISFTLGLVWALLMRTPTRWVRWPVGVVTEFVRDTPLLVQLFFLFYVLPEWGVAASALTTGVVAIGLHYSTYTMQVYRAGIDAVPPGQWEAATALSLPVRRTWTAVILPQAVRRVVPALGNYVIAMLKDTPLLMTITVLEMLGEARLFSQEHFQFTEPLTVIGVAFVLISFPASLLVRALERRLAS, encoded by the coding sequence ATGACGTGGGACTGGGGCGCCGTACGTGATTTCCTGCCTCACCTGTGGGACGGGCTGCTCGTCACCCTTCAGGCGCTGGCCCTCGGGTCGCTGATCTCGTTCACGCTGGGGCTGGTCTGGGCGCTGCTGATGCGGACGCCGACCCGCTGGGTGCGCTGGCCGGTTGGGGTGGTCACCGAGTTCGTGCGGGACACCCCGCTGCTCGTGCAGCTGTTCTTCCTCTTCTATGTGCTCCCCGAGTGGGGTGTCGCCGCCTCCGCGCTGACCACGGGTGTCGTCGCGATCGGGCTGCACTACTCGACGTACACGATGCAGGTCTACCGCGCCGGCATCGATGCCGTGCCGCCGGGCCAGTGGGAGGCGGCCACCGCGCTCAGCCTGCCCGTGCGGCGCACCTGGACGGCGGTGATCCTTCCGCAGGCGGTGCGCCGGGTCGTACCGGCGCTCGGCAACTACGTGATCGCGATGCTCAAGGACACTCCGCTGCTGATGACGATCACCGTGCTGGAGATGCTCGGCGAGGCGCGGCTCTTCTCCCAGGAGCACTTCCAGTTCACCGAGCCGCTGACCGTGATCGGCGTCGCCTTCGTCCTCATCTCCTTTCCCGCCTCCCTCCTCGTACGAGCTCTGGAGCGACGCCTTGCAAGTTGA
- a CDS encoding glycosyltransferase family 2 protein, translated as MTSTPTGARHNFDASQTTQLRVPSNRTGGFRRIKKSLPKYDYEHYSRLAGPLTQPDPTKPYTVKYRSLLSQEPHRLRAALMLGAAPLLSVVLLVWLLQPAHWTERDYPAFDFLPALDIVMLVSIGLIELFRCLNVLSNAHATLVARDPIPVVPETGTRVAFLTSFVPGKEPLDMVTKTLEAAVRIRHRGLMHVWLLDEGDDPEVKAVCARLGVHHFSRKGIAKWNQPKGPHRAKTKHGNYNAWLDAHGDDYDFFASVDTDHVPLPNYLERMLGFFRDPNIGFVIGPQVYGNYDNFVTKAAESQQFLFHALIQRAGNAYGSPMFVGTSNAVRISALKQIGGLYDSITEDMATGFEIHRHKNPATGKKWRSVYTPDVLAVGEGPSAWTDFFTQQMRWSRGTYETILKQYWKGWYSLPPSKLFNYTMMIIFYPMSALNWILAALSCALFLGLGASGVNIDPTVWLMLYGNASALQIGLYIWNRRHNVSPHEPEGSGGVAGMVMSALSAPLYAKALIDSALRRKSKFVVTPKGDSASPDRWFATFRYHWYFILIFGGSIAAGFTFGHSHPAMIIWATFATAITATPMVVWRLMLRQEKKKLAAGPGPAEPQDAVATPQPFVPAQPTPHAPHGSLPSHAPHAPHSTHAPQHKPQWAASGGTGGGSVGGEGNDQTMQIALGGLGGRKE; from the coding sequence ATGACGTCGACGCCGACGGGCGCCCGGCATAACTTCGACGCATCACAGACGACCCAGCTCAGGGTGCCGTCAAACCGGACCGGTGGATTCCGCCGGATCAAGAAGAGTCTGCCGAAGTACGACTACGAGCACTACAGCCGGCTGGCCGGACCCCTCACACAGCCCGACCCGACCAAGCCGTACACGGTCAAGTACCGGTCTCTGCTCTCCCAGGAGCCGCACCGCCTGCGGGCCGCGCTGATGCTGGGCGCCGCACCGCTGCTCTCCGTCGTCCTGCTGGTCTGGCTGCTCCAGCCCGCGCACTGGACGGAACGCGACTACCCGGCCTTCGACTTCCTGCCGGCGCTCGACATCGTGATGCTCGTCTCGATCGGCCTGATCGAGCTGTTCCGCTGCCTGAACGTGCTGTCGAACGCGCACGCCACGCTGGTCGCCCGCGACCCGATCCCGGTGGTGCCCGAGACCGGCACGAGAGTGGCGTTCCTCACCTCCTTCGTGCCCGGCAAGGAACCGCTGGACATGGTGACCAAGACGCTCGAAGCCGCGGTGCGGATCCGGCACCGCGGCCTCATGCATGTCTGGCTGCTGGACGAGGGCGACGACCCCGAGGTGAAGGCCGTCTGCGCCCGCCTCGGGGTGCACCACTTCTCCCGCAAGGGCATCGCGAAGTGGAACCAGCCCAAGGGCCCGCACCGCGCCAAGACGAAGCACGGCAACTACAACGCCTGGCTCGACGCGCACGGCGACGACTACGACTTCTTCGCCTCCGTCGACACCGACCACGTACCGCTGCCCAACTACCTGGAGCGGATGCTCGGCTTCTTCCGGGACCCGAACATCGGCTTCGTCATCGGCCCGCAGGTGTACGGCAACTACGACAACTTCGTCACCAAGGCCGCCGAGTCCCAGCAGTTCCTCTTCCACGCGCTGATCCAGCGGGCCGGCAACGCCTACGGCTCCCCGATGTTCGTGGGGACCAGCAACGCCGTACGCATCAGCGCGCTGAAGCAGATCGGCGGGCTGTACGACTCGATCACCGAGGACATGGCGACCGGCTTCGAGATCCACCGCCACAAGAACCCGGCGACGGGCAAGAAGTGGCGCTCGGTCTACACGCCGGACGTGCTCGCGGTCGGTGAGGGTCCCAGTGCCTGGACGGACTTCTTCACCCAGCAGATGCGCTGGTCGCGCGGGACGTACGAGACGATCCTCAAGCAGTACTGGAAGGGCTGGTACTCGCTGCCGCCGAGCAAGCTCTTCAACTACACGATGATGATCATCTTCTACCCGATGTCCGCCCTCAACTGGATCCTGGCCGCGCTGAGTTGCGCGCTGTTCCTGGGCCTGGGCGCCTCGGGTGTGAACATCGACCCGACCGTGTGGCTGATGCTCTACGGCAACGCCTCGGCGCTGCAGATCGGCCTGTACATCTGGAACCGCCGGCACAACGTCTCCCCGCACGAGCCCGAGGGCTCCGGCGGTGTGGCGGGCATGGTCATGTCGGCGCTGTCCGCGCCGCTCTACGCGAAGGCCCTGATCGACTCGGCGCTGCGGCGCAAGAGCAAGTTCGTGGTCACGCCCAAGGGCGACTCGGCGAGCCCGGACCGCTGGTTCGCGACGTTCCGCTACCACTGGTACTTCATCCTGATCTTCGGCGGCTCGATCGCGGCCGGCTTCACCTTCGGGCACTCGCACCCCGCGATGATCATCTGGGCGACGTTCGCCACGGCGATCACCGCGACGCCGATGGTCGTCTGGCGGCTCATGCTGCGCCAGGAGAAGAAGAAGCTCGCCGCCGGCCCCGGTCCCGCCGAACCGCAGGACGCCGTGGCCACGCCGCAGCCGTTCGTGCCCGCCCAGCCGACGCCACACGCGCCACACGGCTCACTTCCGTCGCACGCCCCACACGCCCCCCACTCCACCCACGCGCCGCAGCACAAGCCCCAGTGGGCCGCATCGGGCGGGACCGGCGGGGGCAGCGTAGGGGGCGAGGGCAACGACCAGACCATGCAGATCGCCCTTGGTGGACTTGGGGGACGTAAGGAATGA
- a CDS encoding SPFH domain-containing protein gives MSTTTEHTPDPEGPPDSGSRPARLIQNEATTEIPVHLLFRDEPDPVSVPLRPAVVGRRQGTGEQPRVRRPAPAAPRPAVLTVDPDLVERPARVLPGAVGVLAGATGVAGGVLTSWWAGALPHLAVEALRLPATYAGAGLGPAQWAAFAGAGALGLFGFGGLARGRTGRAWVLGLFGRYRGTVRRTGLLWVNPLLLRARVDVRLRHWRGEPMPAADASGVALRVVVLVVWRVRDTARATLGVEDHETYLRECVEAALVRVPVEMPGAGKRAMEAAGEALTRAVAADTAPVGLEVFSVLPVRVEYAPEVAAAMTRRRIAALDAQHRAATLTSVVDSVEDTVTRLTLRGLVELDDYERKALVKDLTVAFCAGRSESGA, from the coding sequence ATGAGTACGACTACCGAACACACACCTGACCCGGAGGGCCCCCCGGACAGCGGATCCCGGCCCGCCCGGCTCATCCAGAACGAGGCGACCACCGAGATCCCCGTCCACCTGCTGTTCCGCGACGAACCCGACCCGGTGTCGGTGCCGCTGCGGCCCGCCGTCGTGGGGCGCAGGCAGGGTACGGGCGAGCAGCCGCGCGTCCGCAGACCCGCACCGGCCGCGCCGCGCCCGGCGGTTCTGACGGTCGACCCGGACCTGGTGGAGCGCCCGGCGCGGGTGCTGCCCGGCGCGGTGGGCGTGCTCGCCGGTGCCACCGGGGTGGCCGGGGGCGTGCTCACCTCCTGGTGGGCGGGCGCGCTGCCGCACCTCGCGGTGGAGGCGCTGCGGCTCCCGGCGACGTACGCGGGCGCCGGTCTCGGCCCGGCCCAGTGGGCGGCGTTCGCCGGAGCGGGCGCCCTCGGGCTGTTCGGCTTCGGTGGGCTGGCGCGCGGGCGGACCGGACGGGCCTGGGTGCTCGGCCTGTTCGGCCGCTACCGCGGAACGGTCCGGCGCACCGGCCTGCTGTGGGTCAACCCGCTTCTTCTGCGTGCCCGGGTCGACGTACGGCTGCGGCACTGGCGTGGTGAGCCGATGCCGGCGGCCGACGCGAGCGGGGTCGCGCTGCGGGTCGTCGTCCTGGTGGTGTGGCGGGTGCGGGACACCGCGCGGGCCACGCTCGGGGTCGAGGACCACGAGACCTATCTGCGCGAGTGCGTCGAGGCGGCGCTCGTCCGGGTGCCGGTGGAGATGCCGGGCGCGGGAAAGCGGGCGATGGAGGCGGCCGGGGAGGCGCTGACCCGGGCGGTCGCGGCGGACACGGCACCGGTCGGCCTGGAGGTGTTCTCGGTACTGCCGGTCCGGGTCGAGTACGCCCCCGAGGTCGCCGCCGCGATGACCCGCCGCCGCATCGCCGCCCTGGACGCCCAGCACCGGGCCGCCACGCTCACCTCCGTCGTCGACTCGGTGGAGGACACGGTGACCCGGCTGACCCTGCGCGGTCTGGTCGAACTGGACGACTACGAACGCAAGGCACTGGTCAAGGACCTGACGGTCGCGTTCTGCGCGGGGCGGAGCGAGTCCGGGGCGTGA
- a CDS encoding peptidoglycan-binding protein has translation MATPVFEEFDPASDCECPGCVLRRQVAPYSGPVSGTGPGPARTAVRRTLVVAATASTVLGAGHALPAAAAPQAPHRPGVPAGDEPDTPQGGKAPLHGPAGKPAWGKLRPTTRAEIVNRARTWVAARVPYSMSTYWGDGYRQDCSGFVSMAWNLPGNEWTGSLDKYGVLIPKEDLQPGDILLFHNPSDPEKGSHVVIFGGWTDYTHTYYIAYEETRPHARRQATPLAYWSHSDRYQAYRYKGLAANTGGTSDPGDTAGADDPDDTDGTVGSAPGASPDPAARFPGRAYFGTGASNKYVTQLGRMLVERGGARYYTSGPGPRWSDADRRATRAFQQAQGWQGTAADGLPGPRTWELLVTGMGNDIGADDGPEGPAPGTDSGTAPGTAPGTVPGAAGPPSAGKAVPEFPGRGLFRPGSSSPHVTQLGKQLVKKGFGRYYTTRPDSRWNEADRRAVQAFQRAQGWRGGAADGYPGPETWRRLFSS, from the coding sequence ATGGCGACTCCGGTATTCGAGGAATTCGATCCCGCGAGCGACTGCGAATGCCCCGGATGTGTTCTTCGGCGACAGGTCGCCCCGTATTCCGGACCGGTCTCGGGAACGGGTCCGGGACCCGCCCGTACGGCGGTACGGCGGACCCTCGTCGTCGCCGCGACGGCCTCCACGGTGCTCGGCGCGGGGCACGCCCTGCCGGCCGCAGCCGCCCCGCAAGCCCCCCACCGTCCGGGCGTACCCGCAGGTGACGAGCCCGACACCCCTCAGGGCGGCAAGGCCCCGCTGCACGGCCCGGCCGGGAAACCGGCATGGGGAAAGCTCCGGCCGACCACCCGGGCGGAGATCGTCAACCGGGCCAGGACCTGGGTCGCCGCGCGGGTGCCGTACAGCATGAGCACCTATTGGGGAGACGGTTACCGGCAGGACTGCTCGGGCTTCGTCTCCATGGCCTGGAACCTCCCGGGGAACGAATGGACGGGCAGCCTCGACAAGTACGGAGTACTCATTCCGAAGGAGGATCTGCAACCCGGAGACATTCTCCTGTTCCACAATCCGTCGGACCCGGAGAAGGGCTCGCACGTCGTCATTTTCGGCGGCTGGACGGACTACACGCACACCTATTACATCGCCTACGAGGAGACCCGCCCGCACGCCCGCCGGCAGGCCACCCCGCTCGCGTACTGGAGCCACTCGGACCGTTATCAGGCCTACCGCTACAAGGGCCTCGCCGCGAACACGGGCGGCACCTCGGACCCGGGCGACACCGCCGGCGCGGACGACCCGGACGACACGGACGGCACGGTGGGCTCGGCACCCGGCGCATCCCCGGACCCGGCGGCCCGGTTCCCGGGGCGGGCGTACTTCGGTACCGGCGCCAGCAACAAGTACGTGACCCAGCTCGGCCGGATGCTCGTGGAGCGCGGCGGCGCCCGCTACTACACCTCGGGCCCCGGCCCGCGCTGGTCGGACGCGGACCGCAGGGCGACCCGGGCGTTCCAGCAGGCCCAGGGCTGGCAGGGCACGGCGGCGGACGGACTGCCGGGGCCGCGTACCTGGGAACTGCTGGTGACCGGGATGGGGAACGACATCGGGGCCGATGACGGGCCGGAAGGCCCGGCGCCCGGAACCGACTCCGGAACGGCCCCGGGAACGGCTCCGGGAACGGTCCCCGGCGCCGCCGGTCCACCGTCCGCCGGCAAAGCGGTCCCCGAGTTCCCCGGACGGGGCCTGTTCCGGCCGGGCTCCAGCAGCCCGCACGTCACCCAGCTCGGAAAGCAGCTGGTGAAGAAGGGGTTCGGGCGGTACTACACGACCCGTCCCGACTCACGCTGGAACGAGGCGGACCGCCGTGCGGTGCAGGCCTTCCAACGCGCCCAGGGCTGGCGGGGCGGCGCGGCCGACGGCTACCCCGGCCCGGAGACCTGGCGCCGCCTCTTCTCCTCGTGA